One Hippoglossus hippoglossus isolate fHipHip1 chromosome 13, fHipHip1.pri, whole genome shotgun sequence genomic window carries:
- the fosb gene encoding protein fosB isoform X4: protein MQLFWRETKSTSAGNNKTSNGPAFSLSPCGAMYQGFPGDPDSGSRGSSSPSIESQCLSSVDSFGSPPTSSAPQECVSVGAGLNIAGSGLGTSVGGEMPGSFVPTVTAITTSQDLQWMVQPTLVSSQASGQSGSTGTTTMTQPVSLVDPYDMPGPSYSLRSGFTPPSSETAGPAPGPMRQSRARSRRTRDESVSDDGDVGVFLTPEEEEKRRVRRERNKLAAAKCRNRRRELTDRLQSETDILEEEKAELEAEISELQKEKERLEFVLVAHQPTCKIQYQDQPPQGPAQLHPVQAQLPPQTLQPSVSIVGLAVKEDSFFLPPAYTPHPASTQSQPPVQQHQLQQQLQQQLQQQPQQGIMQESSSPESPKTPSSPWDLE from the exons ATGCAACTTTTTTGGAGAGAAACCAAGAGCACCTCAGCGGGAAATAACAAGACCAGTAACG GTCCCGCATTCTCTCTGAGTCCCTGCGGGGCGATGTACCAAGGGTTCCCCGGCGACCCCGACAGCGGATCCCGCGGAAGCTCGTCTCCGTCTATAGAGTCCCAGTGCCTTTCCTCCGTGGACTCCTTCGGGAGCCCGCCGACCTCCAGTGCTCCGCAG gagtgtgtgtcagtgggagCTGGCTTGAACATTGCGGGCAGCGGGCTAGGAACCAGTGTCGGAGGGGAGATGCCTGGCTCATTTGTGCCAACCGTCACCGCCATCACCACCAGTCAGGACCTGCAGTGGATGGTGCAGCCAACCCTCGTCTCTTCCCAGGCCTCTGGACAAAGTGGGTCCACTGGCACCACAACCATGACCCAGCCAGTGTCACTAGTTGACCCATATGATATGCCAGGCCCCAGTTACTCCTTGAGGTCTGGATTCACTCCTCCGAGTTCAGAAACTGCGGGCCCAGCCCCGGGCCCTATGCGCCAGTCTCGAGCCCGCAGCCGCCGCACTCGTGACGAGTCTGTGAGTGACGATGGagatgttggtgtgttt CTaacacctgaggaggaggagaagaggcgTGTTCGTCGAGAGAGAAACAAGTTGGCCGCTGCCAAATGCAGAAACCGCCGACGAGAACTCACAGACAGACTGCAGTCG GAGACGGACattctggaggaggagaaggctgAGCTGGAGGCCGAGATTTCTGAGTTGCAGAAGGAGAAGGAACGCTTAGAGTTTGTCCTGGTGGCCCACCAGCCGACCTGTAAGATCCAATACCAGGACCAGCCTCCACAGGGCCCAGCGCAACTCCATCCGGTCCAGGCCCAGCTCCCTCCCCAGACCTTGCAACCTTCTGTCTCCATTGTGGGCTTGGCTGTGAAGGAAGACTCTttcttcctgcctcctgcctaCACACCCCATCCGGCCTCCACACAGTCCCAGCCTCCGGTTCAGCAGCATCAACTTCAGCAGCAACTTCAGCAGCAACTTCAGCAGCAACCTCAGCAAGGGATAATGCAGGAG TCTTCATCCCCCGAGAGCCCGAAGACCCCTTCCAGCCCCTGGGACCTTGAGTGA
- the fosb gene encoding protein fosB isoform X2, producing MQLFWRETKSTSAGNNKTSNGPAFSLSPCGAMYQGFPGDPDSGSRGSSSPSIESQCLSSVDSFGSPPTSSAPQECVSVGAGLNIAGSGLGTSVGGEMPGSFVPTVTAITTSQDLQWMVQPTLVSSQASGQSGSTGTTTMTQPVSLVDPYDMPGPSYSLRSGFTPPSSETAGPAPGPMRQSRARSRRTRDESLTPEEEEKRRVRRERNKLAAAKCRNRRRELTDRLQSETDILEEEKAELEAEISELQKEKERLEFVLVAHQPTCKIQYQDQPPQGPAQLHPVQAQLPPQTLQPSVSIVGLAVKEDSFFLPPAYTPHPASTQSQPPVQQHQLQQQLQQQLQQQPQQGIMQEVEFSSSFYGSSEPVPGGPCLMASDGGGGNHDDAAIGRYNTSYTSSFVFTYPEGACGVSANQRNSSSEQSSDSLNSPSLLAL from the exons ATGCAACTTTTTTGGAGAGAAACCAAGAGCACCTCAGCGGGAAATAACAAGACCAGTAACG GTCCCGCATTCTCTCTGAGTCCCTGCGGGGCGATGTACCAAGGGTTCCCCGGCGACCCCGACAGCGGATCCCGCGGAAGCTCGTCTCCGTCTATAGAGTCCCAGTGCCTTTCCTCCGTGGACTCCTTCGGGAGCCCGCCGACCTCCAGTGCTCCGCAG gagtgtgtgtcagtgggagCTGGCTTGAACATTGCGGGCAGCGGGCTAGGAACCAGTGTCGGAGGGGAGATGCCTGGCTCATTTGTGCCAACCGTCACCGCCATCACCACCAGTCAGGACCTGCAGTGGATGGTGCAGCCAACCCTCGTCTCTTCCCAGGCCTCTGGACAAAGTGGGTCCACTGGCACCACAACCATGACCCAGCCAGTGTCACTAGTTGACCCATATGATATGCCAGGCCCCAGTTACTCCTTGAGGTCTGGATTCACTCCTCCGAGTTCAGAAACTGCGGGCCCAGCCCCGGGCCCTATGCGCCAGTCTCGAGCCCGCAGCCGCCGCACTCGTGACGAGTCT CTaacacctgaggaggaggagaagaggcgTGTTCGTCGAGAGAGAAACAAGTTGGCCGCTGCCAAATGCAGAAACCGCCGACGAGAACTCACAGACAGACTGCAGTCG GAGACGGACattctggaggaggagaaggctgAGCTGGAGGCCGAGATTTCTGAGTTGCAGAAGGAGAAGGAACGCTTAGAGTTTGTCCTGGTGGCCCACCAGCCGACCTGTAAGATCCAATACCAGGACCAGCCTCCACAGGGCCCAGCGCAACTCCATCCGGTCCAGGCCCAGCTCCCTCCCCAGACCTTGCAACCTTCTGTCTCCATTGTGGGCTTGGCTGTGAAGGAAGACTCTttcttcctgcctcctgcctaCACACCCCATCCGGCCTCCACACAGTCCCAGCCTCCGGTTCAGCAGCATCAACTTCAGCAGCAACTTCAGCAGCAACTTCAGCAGCAACCTCAGCAAGGGATAATGCAGGAGGTAGAGTTTTCTAGTTCTTTCTATGGCTCAAGTGAGCCAGTACCTGGTGGGCCGTGCCTTATGGCCAGCGACGGTGGTGGTGGTAACCATGACGATGCCGCCATTGGCCGCTACAACACCTCATACACATCTTCATTTGTGTTCACCTACCCAGAGGGAGCCTGCGGGGTCAGTGCCAACCAGAGGAACAGCAGTAGCGAGCAGTCATCTGATTCCCTGAACTCGCCTTCGCTGTTGGCGCTCTGA
- the fosb gene encoding protein fosB isoform X1, protein MQLFWRETKSTSAGNNKTSNGPAFSLSPCGAMYQGFPGDPDSGSRGSSSPSIESQCLSSVDSFGSPPTSSAPQECVSVGAGLNIAGSGLGTSVGGEMPGSFVPTVTAITTSQDLQWMVQPTLVSSQASGQSGSTGTTTMTQPVSLVDPYDMPGPSYSLRSGFTPPSSETAGPAPGPMRQSRARSRRTRDESVSDDGDVGVFLTPEEEEKRRVRRERNKLAAAKCRNRRRELTDRLQSETDILEEEKAELEAEISELQKEKERLEFVLVAHQPTCKIQYQDQPPQGPAQLHPVQAQLPPQTLQPSVSIVGLAVKEDSFFLPPAYTPHPASTQSQPPVQQHQLQQQLQQQLQQQPQQGIMQEVEFSSSFYGSSEPVPGGPCLMASDGGGGNHDDAAIGRYNTSYTSSFVFTYPEGACGVSANQRNSSSEQSSDSLNSPSLLAL, encoded by the exons ATGCAACTTTTTTGGAGAGAAACCAAGAGCACCTCAGCGGGAAATAACAAGACCAGTAACG GTCCCGCATTCTCTCTGAGTCCCTGCGGGGCGATGTACCAAGGGTTCCCCGGCGACCCCGACAGCGGATCCCGCGGAAGCTCGTCTCCGTCTATAGAGTCCCAGTGCCTTTCCTCCGTGGACTCCTTCGGGAGCCCGCCGACCTCCAGTGCTCCGCAG gagtgtgtgtcagtgggagCTGGCTTGAACATTGCGGGCAGCGGGCTAGGAACCAGTGTCGGAGGGGAGATGCCTGGCTCATTTGTGCCAACCGTCACCGCCATCACCACCAGTCAGGACCTGCAGTGGATGGTGCAGCCAACCCTCGTCTCTTCCCAGGCCTCTGGACAAAGTGGGTCCACTGGCACCACAACCATGACCCAGCCAGTGTCACTAGTTGACCCATATGATATGCCAGGCCCCAGTTACTCCTTGAGGTCTGGATTCACTCCTCCGAGTTCAGAAACTGCGGGCCCAGCCCCGGGCCCTATGCGCCAGTCTCGAGCCCGCAGCCGCCGCACTCGTGACGAGTCTGTGAGTGACGATGGagatgttggtgtgttt CTaacacctgaggaggaggagaagaggcgTGTTCGTCGAGAGAGAAACAAGTTGGCCGCTGCCAAATGCAGAAACCGCCGACGAGAACTCACAGACAGACTGCAGTCG GAGACGGACattctggaggaggagaaggctgAGCTGGAGGCCGAGATTTCTGAGTTGCAGAAGGAGAAGGAACGCTTAGAGTTTGTCCTGGTGGCCCACCAGCCGACCTGTAAGATCCAATACCAGGACCAGCCTCCACAGGGCCCAGCGCAACTCCATCCGGTCCAGGCCCAGCTCCCTCCCCAGACCTTGCAACCTTCTGTCTCCATTGTGGGCTTGGCTGTGAAGGAAGACTCTttcttcctgcctcctgcctaCACACCCCATCCGGCCTCCACACAGTCCCAGCCTCCGGTTCAGCAGCATCAACTTCAGCAGCAACTTCAGCAGCAACTTCAGCAGCAACCTCAGCAAGGGATAATGCAGGAGGTAGAGTTTTCTAGTTCTTTCTATGGCTCAAGTGAGCCAGTACCTGGTGGGCCGTGCCTTATGGCCAGCGACGGTGGTGGTGGTAACCATGACGATGCCGCCATTGGCCGCTACAACACCTCATACACATCTTCATTTGTGTTCACCTACCCAGAGGGAGCCTGCGGGGTCAGTGCCAACCAGAGGAACAGCAGTAGCGAGCAGTCATCTGATTCCCTGAACTCGCCTTCGCTGTTGGCGCTCTGA
- the fosb gene encoding protein fosB isoform X3: protein MQLFWRETKSTSAGNNKTSNGPAFSLSPCGAMYQGFPGDPDSGSRGSSSPSIESQCLSSVDSFGSPPTSSAPQECVSVGAGLNIAGSGLGTSVGGEMPGSFVPTVTAITTSQDLQWMVQPTLVSSQASGQSGSTGTTTMTQPVSLVDPYDMPGPSYSLRSGFTPPSSETAGPAPGPMRQSRARSRRTRDESVSDDGDVGVFLTPEEEEKRRVRRERNKLAAAKCRNRRRELTDRLQSETDILEEEKAELEAEISELQKEKERLEFVLVAHQPTCKIQYQDQPPQGPAQLHPVQAQLPPQTLQPSVSIVGLAVKEDSFFLPPAYTPHPASTQSQPPVQQHQLQQQLQQQLQQQPQQGIMQEREPAGSVPTRGTAVASSHLIP, encoded by the exons ATGCAACTTTTTTGGAGAGAAACCAAGAGCACCTCAGCGGGAAATAACAAGACCAGTAACG GTCCCGCATTCTCTCTGAGTCCCTGCGGGGCGATGTACCAAGGGTTCCCCGGCGACCCCGACAGCGGATCCCGCGGAAGCTCGTCTCCGTCTATAGAGTCCCAGTGCCTTTCCTCCGTGGACTCCTTCGGGAGCCCGCCGACCTCCAGTGCTCCGCAG gagtgtgtgtcagtgggagCTGGCTTGAACATTGCGGGCAGCGGGCTAGGAACCAGTGTCGGAGGGGAGATGCCTGGCTCATTTGTGCCAACCGTCACCGCCATCACCACCAGTCAGGACCTGCAGTGGATGGTGCAGCCAACCCTCGTCTCTTCCCAGGCCTCTGGACAAAGTGGGTCCACTGGCACCACAACCATGACCCAGCCAGTGTCACTAGTTGACCCATATGATATGCCAGGCCCCAGTTACTCCTTGAGGTCTGGATTCACTCCTCCGAGTTCAGAAACTGCGGGCCCAGCCCCGGGCCCTATGCGCCAGTCTCGAGCCCGCAGCCGCCGCACTCGTGACGAGTCTGTGAGTGACGATGGagatgttggtgtgttt CTaacacctgaggaggaggagaagaggcgTGTTCGTCGAGAGAGAAACAAGTTGGCCGCTGCCAAATGCAGAAACCGCCGACGAGAACTCACAGACAGACTGCAGTCG GAGACGGACattctggaggaggagaaggctgAGCTGGAGGCCGAGATTTCTGAGTTGCAGAAGGAGAAGGAACGCTTAGAGTTTGTCCTGGTGGCCCACCAGCCGACCTGTAAGATCCAATACCAGGACCAGCCTCCACAGGGCCCAGCGCAACTCCATCCGGTCCAGGCCCAGCTCCCTCCCCAGACCTTGCAACCTTCTGTCTCCATTGTGGGCTTGGCTGTGAAGGAAGACTCTttcttcctgcctcctgcctaCACACCCCATCCGGCCTCCACACAGTCCCAGCCTCCGGTTCAGCAGCATCAACTTCAGCAGCAACTTCAGCAGCAACTTCAGCAGCAACCTCAGCAAGGGATAATGCAGGAG AGGGAGCCTGCGGGGTCAGTGCCAACCAGAGGAACAGCAGTAGCGAGCAGTCATCTGATTCCCTGA